In one Candidatus Rickettsiella isopodorum genomic region, the following are encoded:
- the plsX gene encoding phosphate acyltransferase PlsX has product MSRYTLAIDAMGGDYGPSVIVPAVILALQEEPELHIILVGDLDNLQNQLKLAKIKPASSQLTLHSATQVVSMDEAPALALRNKKDSSMRVAINLVKEGEAQACVSAGNTGALMATARFVLKTISGIDRPAISAMLPTMKEQTKVRVLDLGANVDTEVEHLLQFAVMGSVLSSEIDNIPSPRVALLNIGSEEIKGNEQVKKAAELLKNAHINYIGYIEGDEIYQGLADVIVCDGFVGNVALKVTEGVAKLMSHYIKLAFNRNWFSRLSGLMALHVLKGLRKQFDPAHYNGASLVGLRGIVIKSHGSANILAFKNAINEAILEVQKNIPERIREQVTGLLKESEQSL; this is encoded by the coding sequence ATGTCTCGTTATACTCTTGCTATAGATGCTATGGGAGGCGATTACGGCCCCTCCGTCATAGTACCCGCTGTGATTCTGGCTCTTCAGGAAGAGCCAGAGCTACATATTATTCTTGTCGGTGACTTGGATAATTTGCAAAATCAGCTGAAACTGGCAAAAATCAAGCCAGCGTCCAGTCAATTGACGTTACATTCCGCGACCCAGGTGGTATCGATGGATGAAGCTCCGGCTTTAGCGTTGCGTAATAAAAAAGATTCTTCGATGCGTGTTGCGATTAATTTAGTCAAAGAAGGTGAGGCTCAGGCTTGTGTCAGTGCCGGCAATACCGGTGCACTCATGGCGACAGCCCGTTTTGTATTGAAAACCATATCGGGCATCGATAGACCGGCTATTAGTGCGATGCTTCCTACGATGAAAGAACAAACCAAAGTACGCGTCTTAGATTTGGGTGCGAATGTCGATACCGAGGTTGAACATCTACTACAATTTGCCGTTATGGGTTCAGTATTAAGTTCTGAGATTGATAATATTCCCAGTCCACGAGTGGCCTTATTGAATATTGGTTCTGAAGAAATAAAAGGTAATGAACAGGTTAAAAAGGCGGCGGAATTATTAAAGAATGCGCATATCAATTATATCGGCTATATCGAAGGCGATGAGATTTATCAAGGGTTGGCGGATGTCATCGTATGTGATGGTTTTGTCGGTAATGTGGCATTGAAAGTAACTGAAGGGGTGGCAAAATTAATGAGTCATTATATTAAACTAGCCTTTAATCGTAATTGGTTTTCACGTCTTTCTGGCTTAATGGCTTTGCATGTATTGAAAGGGTTACGTAAACAATTTGATCCCGCCCATTATAACGGTGCTAGTTTGGTGGGTTTGCGCGGCATAGTGATTAAGAGTCATGGGAGTGCCAATATATTGGCATTTAAAAATGCTATCAATGAAGCGATCTTGGAAGTACAAAAAAATATTCCCGAACGGATACGCGAACAAGTAACCGGTTTATTGAAGGAATCTGAACAGTCTTTATGA